The Triticum dicoccoides isolate Atlit2015 ecotype Zavitan chromosome 6A, WEW_v2.0, whole genome shotgun sequence genome has a window encoding:
- the LOC119315857 gene encoding uncharacterized protein LOC119315857 has product MVVGATGHHPWRPAHRHAWDGEAHPLVRSTPSREPGSEQPATIASGARRAAPQLTPTAVADRWQPPLHDCLFLLRPRLFHLARSPSQVGQRRRCSARALLPSPLDGRHRRITAPSLAASCHPNQHSSISSTPAGRDGQVAGNPHPDPQVTDCPKPDLQLGSCPNPISSSAAAPNQTPSSTATDLEEHKGIGKLLYAIKIEKANGPDLEEHKAASELHVEPPKCKKRKRSRQSSGELHAEHQETNKVVMKSSTSKKKRKASEGMCTNPSAPLLGPLAVDMDKQAPPLKKKRLNKRDVATTPSLEALLVDKDKKPSPRSSPVDKNKESSLCKKVARSPVLNNVVVSFLARRGKRTSHYPRHNLHCWLCHPK; this is encoded by the exons ATGGTTGTCGGCGCTACGGGCCACCATCCATGGCGCCCGGCCCACCGGCATGCTTGGGACGGCGAGGCACATCCGCTGGTGCGTAGCACGCCCAGTAGAGAGCCTGGGAGCGAGCAG CCCGCCACGATAGCTTCTGGTGCAAGGAGGGCGGCGCCGCAGCTTACTCCCACCGCCGTCGCCGATCGATGGCAGCCGCCACTGCACGACTGCCTCTTCCTCCTTAGACCCCGCCTCTTCCATCTCGCACGTAGCCCCTCCCAGGTTGGACAGAGGAGGCGCTGCAGCGCACGCGCACTCTTGCCGTCGCCGCTTGATGGCCGACACCGCCGCATCACCGCCCCCTCCCTTGCAGCTTCTTGCCATCCCAATCAACACTCGTCAATCTCCTCGACCCCGGCCGGACGGGATGGTCAGGTCGCCGGCAACCCCCACCCGGACCCCCAGGTCACCGACTGCCCCAAACCCGACCTCCAGCTCGGCAGCTGCCCAAACCCGATCTCCAGCTCAGCGGCCGCCCCAAACCAGACCCCCAGCTCGACGGCTACAG ATCTTGAGGAGCACAAGGGTATTGGTAAGCTCTTGTATGCCATAAAAATTGAGAAGGCTAATGGCCCAGATCTTGAGGAGCACAAGGCTGCTAGTGAGCTCCATGTGGAACCACCAAAGTGCAAGAAAAGGAAGCGAAGTAGGCAGAGTAGCGGCGAGCTTCATGCAGAACACCAAGAAACAAACAAAGTCGTCATGAAGTCATCGACGTCCAAGAAAAAGAGGAAG GCAAGTGAAGGAATGTGCACTAATCCATCAGCACCGTTGCTTGGACCTTTGGCCGTTGACATGGATAAGCAGGCACCACCATTAAAAAAGAAAAGGCTTAATAAG AGAGATGTTGCAACTACACCATCACTTGAAGCTTTGCTCGTTGACAAGGATAAGAAGCCATCGCCTAGATCTTCTCCCGTTGACAAGAATAAGGAGTCATCACTATGCAAAAAGGTGGCAAGATCTCCAGTTCTTAACAACGTGGTAGTGTCATTCTTAGCCAGAAGGGGAAAAAGGACAAGTCACTATCCCCGTCACAACCTTCACTGCTGGCTTTGTCACCCAAAGTAG